A genomic region of Primulina huaijiensis isolate GDHJ02 unplaced genomic scaffold, ASM1229523v2 scaffold42415, whole genome shotgun sequence contains the following coding sequences:
- the LOC140969599 gene encoding uncharacterized protein At5g19025-like isoform X1 produces the protein MRHHLLNSTIMPPSSSLKKSSSPNPHPQPHLNSPNCPALYRHSPSATLDILIFILVIFSGAFLIISYFSYIFQSLSLILPRLPTIISHVRYHLTSNPQSQLVFCALFLLSFVVFVVIFEIYCGHRSRRCGKIGCKGLKKAMEFDLQLQGEDLLRMGNGNKAVKYVNELPWKGGTEDNPDYECLRAELRKMAPPNGRAVLFFRSKCGCPVAKLEGWGPKRGRRHKKSLAVTGGGERR, from the exons ATGCGCCATCACCTCCTCAACTCCACCATTATGCCTCCTTCCTCCTCCCTGAAGAAATCCTCCTCCCCCAATCCCCACCCACAACCCCACCTCAATTCACCAAACTGCCCTGCCCTCTACAGGCACTCCCCCTCCGCCACCCTCGACATCCTCATCTTCATTCTCGTAATTTTCTCCGGAGCTTTTTTAATCATCTcctatttttcttatattttccaATCACTGTCACTTATCCTCCCCCGCTTACCCACTATAATTTCACACGTCCGTTACCATCTAACCTCCAACCCGCAATCTCAATTAGTTTTTTGCGCGTTGTTTCTGCTatcttttgttgtttttgttgttatCTTTGAGATCTATTGTGGGCACAGATCAAGAAGGTGTGGAAAGATTGGTTGTAAAGGGTTGAAAAAGGCGATGGAATTCGATTTGCAGCTGCAAGGCGAGGACTTGCTGCGGATGGGAAACGGGAATAAGGCAGTTAAATATGTTAATGAATTGCCCTGGAAAGGGGGCACCGAGGACAACCCTGATTATGAGTGTTTGCGTGCTGAGTTGAGGAAGATGGCCCCGCCTAACGGGCGAGCTGTGCTGTTTTTTCGCTCAAAATGTGGGTGCCCGGTTGCTAAACTCGAGGGATGGGGTCCTAAGCGTGGGCGTCGACACAAGAA AAGTCTGGCTGTTACCGGTGGAGGAGAGCGTCGCTGA
- the LOC140969599 gene encoding uncharacterized protein At5g19025-like isoform X2 has translation MEFDLQLQGEDLLRMGNGNKAVKYVNELPWKGGTEDNPDYECLRAELRKMAPPNGRAVLFFRSKCGCPVAKLEGWGPKRGRRHKKSLAVTGGGERR, from the exons ATGGAATTCGATTTGCAGCTGCAAGGCGAGGACTTGCTGCGGATGGGAAACGGGAATAAGGCAGTTAAATATGTTAATGAATTGCCCTGGAAAGGGGGCACCGAGGACAACCCTGATTATGAGTGTTTGCGTGCTGAGTTGAGGAAGATGGCCCCGCCTAACGGGCGAGCTGTGCTGTTTTTTCGCTCAAAATGTGGGTGCCCGGTTGCTAAACTCGAGGGATGGGGTCCTAAGCGTGGGCGTCGACACAAGAA AAGTCTGGCTGTTACCGGTGGAGGAGAGCGTCGCTGA